A genomic stretch from Puntigrus tetrazona isolate hp1 chromosome 6, ASM1883169v1, whole genome shotgun sequence includes:
- the aanat1 gene encoding serotonin N-acetyltransferase: MSVVSALPFLKPLHVRAPVSPGRQRRHTLPASEFRSLNTEDAISVFEIEREAFISVSGECPLHLDEVRHFLTLCPELSLGWFEQGRLVAFIIGSLWDQDRLTTDALTLHKPHGTTVHIHVLAVHRTFRQQGKGSILLWRYLQYLRCLPYVRRAVLMCEDFLVPFYQKSGFKGQGPSEITVGSLTFIEMYYPIRGHAFMRRNSGC, translated from the exons ATGTCGGTGGTGAGCGCTCTGCCTTTCCTGAAGCCCCTTCACGTGAGAGCTCCGGTGTCCCCCGGCCGCCAGCGCAGGCACACGCTCCCGGCCAGCGAGTTCCGCTCCCTCAACACCGAGGACGCCATCAGTGTGTTcgaaatagagagagagg CTTTTATATCTGTGTCTGGGGAATGTCCACTTCATCTGGACGAGGTCCGTCACTTCCTCACCCTCTGTCCCGAGCTTTCTTTGGGCTGGTTTGAACAGGGGAGGCTTGTGGCTTTCATCATCGGATCTCTGTGGGACCAGGACCGTCTCACCACT gATGCACTGACCCTTCACAAGCCTCATGGGACCACTGTCCACATCCATGTGCTGGCAGTCCACCGGACTTTCCGCCAGCAGGGAAAAGGATCTATCCTGCTGTGGCGTTACCTGCAGTATCTGCGCTGTCTACCATATGTCCGGCGTGCTGTGCTCATGTGTGAGGACTTCCTGGTGCCTTTCTACCAGAAGTCTGGCTTTAAGGGGCAAGGTCCTTCTGAAATCACTGTAGGGTCACTGACCTTCATCGAGATGTATTATCCTATAAGGGGGCATGCATTTATGCGGCGTAACAGTGGCTGTTAA